The following proteins are encoded in a genomic region of Microbulbifer sp. MKSA007:
- a CDS encoding MFS transporter, translated as MSDATLKARWGQISLLFSANFLSLLGNGLSAIAIPWFVYDLTGNAVITATVAIAGQLPNIIVGLFSGPLIDRYSARTMSIFCDAVNAVAVLLIPLLYAVEMLDVALLGFLVFLSQVIDVPGQTSKAVMIPALIDKEGLPRERVNGLNSLLETGADLLTPSLAGILIAAFGATTVLLLDSLSFLMALMIVSMGIKASHVSAPPQSEPQPTKEAWKWMFTTPSILKLGIYDLIINTVAVSLLSLVLPVLANANDKQAIWLGIWLTCFACGTTLTTIAYTVLGHRISSLRLLQLTPIGQAIGLGLLLWVFADITNISLTPTTGIIAALGMFLYGLNLGVGSVVDATVLQKLVPEAKRGTVFSTFSSLRYTGVPLGLLLSGILLEQNNPITLFGTFIGLLLVNAVIWFWGRLEV; from the coding sequence TTGTCAGACGCCACTTTAAAAGCCAGATGGGGGCAGATCAGCCTACTGTTTTCAGCAAACTTTCTGTCGCTTCTTGGCAATGGTTTGTCTGCAATTGCTATCCCGTGGTTCGTGTATGATTTGACGGGCAACGCCGTTATCACCGCAACGGTCGCCATTGCAGGACAGTTGCCCAACATTATCGTGGGCCTCTTTAGCGGACCGTTGATTGACCGCTATTCCGCCAGAACCATGAGCATCTTCTGTGATGCTGTAAACGCTGTTGCAGTGCTGCTTATTCCGCTGCTCTATGCCGTCGAGATGCTGGACGTGGCCTTGCTTGGCTTCCTCGTCTTTCTGTCTCAGGTGATTGACGTTCCGGGGCAAACCTCCAAAGCTGTCATGATCCCGGCTTTGATCGACAAAGAAGGCTTGCCACGCGAACGGGTCAACGGGCTCAACTCACTGCTGGAGACCGGCGCTGATCTTCTGACACCATCACTAGCGGGTATCCTTATCGCTGCTTTCGGTGCAACCACCGTGCTGCTTCTGGATTCCCTTAGCTTTCTGATGGCCCTGATGATCGTCTCCATGGGCATCAAAGCCAGCCACGTCAGTGCTCCGCCCCAATCAGAGCCACAGCCAACAAAGGAAGCGTGGAAGTGGATGTTCACCACGCCCAGCATATTGAAACTGGGCATCTATGATCTGATCATCAATACCGTCGCTGTTTCCTTGTTGTCGCTGGTGCTGCCAGTGCTGGCAAACGCGAATGATAAGCAGGCCATTTGGCTGGGTATCTGGCTCACCTGTTTCGCCTGCGGAACCACACTCACAACCATCGCCTACACGGTTCTGGGCCACCGCATCTCATCTCTCCGCCTTTTACAACTCACGCCAATCGGTCAGGCCATTGGCCTTGGTCTCCTGCTCTGGGTGTTCGCTGACATCACAAATATAAGCCTCACCCCAACGACTGGCATCATCGCTGCACTGGGAATGTTCCTCTACGGCCTGAACCTCGGTGTCGGAAGCGTGGTTGACGCAACAGTGCTCCAGAAACTCGTCCCCGAAGCCAAACGCGGCACTGTCTTCTCCACCTTCTCCTCCCTCCGCTACACCGGCGTCCCCCTAGGCCTCCTCCTCAGCGGCATCCTGCTGGAGCAAAACAATCCAATAACGCTATTCGGCACATTCATAGGCTTGCTACTGGTGAATGCAGTGATTTGGTTTTGGGGGAGATTGGAGGTGTGA
- a CDS encoding TauD/TfdA family dioxygenase: MHPNALKAIERIAAEPREAYHHIQVNRLTPVIGAEICGVDLSEETSKEQYDEIYRAFLENHVLVFRDQTLTKDQQKAFARRFGKLRALPLSDIDGDDPEIVLIRASEKSRFVAGEVWHTDGTADPAPSLGSMLYMHETPEIGCGGDTLFANMHLAYEMLSPAMKEFLLGLTAVHDGAVPWKGFTPPEGLPKTEHPIVAKHPDTGRPMLFVNSGFTTHIPDLSEDESTAILNMLFQFVEREQALNCRIRWEPGTLVFWDNRCTQHRAVWDYYPYSRFGERVTVLGTQPMAAEVNQAQKETELVE; encoded by the coding sequence ATGCATCCGAACGCATTGAAAGCTATTGAACGCATCGCAGCAGAACCTCGCGAGGCCTATCACCATATACAAGTTAATCGCCTCACGCCGGTTATTGGAGCCGAAATTTGTGGTGTAGATCTTTCCGAAGAAACTTCCAAAGAACAGTACGATGAAATCTATCGTGCGTTTCTGGAAAACCACGTTCTGGTATTTCGCGATCAGACACTGACAAAGGATCAACAGAAAGCATTCGCTCGGAGGTTTGGAAAGCTACGGGCACTCCCACTAAGCGATATTGATGGTGATGATCCGGAGATTGTCCTAATTCGTGCCAGCGAAAAGTCTCGTTTTGTAGCCGGAGAAGTCTGGCATACGGATGGCACAGCTGACCCGGCACCTTCGCTTGGCTCAATGCTGTATATGCACGAAACGCCTGAGATTGGATGCGGTGGAGACACACTGTTTGCAAACATGCATCTCGCCTATGAAATGTTATCTCCTGCAATGAAGGAGTTTCTGCTCGGCCTGACAGCTGTTCATGATGGCGCCGTACCCTGGAAAGGCTTCACTCCGCCTGAAGGGCTTCCCAAAACAGAACACCCAATTGTAGCGAAGCATCCTGATACCGGCAGACCAATGCTTTTCGTGAACTCAGGTTTCACAACTCACATTCCTGATCTTTCTGAAGACGAGAGTACTGCCATTTTGAACATGCTCTTCCAATTTGTTGAACGTGAGCAAGCTCTGAACTGCCGCATCCGTTGGGAGCCAGGTACATTGGTTTTCTGGGATAATCGCTGCACGCAGCACCGCGCAGTCTGGGACTATTATCCTTACTCCAGATTTGGTGAGCGCGTTACTGTTCTGGGTACTCAGCCGATGGCGGCTGAAGTTAATCAAGCTCAGAAAGAGACAGAGTTGGTGGAGTAA